The Neofelis nebulosa isolate mNeoNeb1 chromosome 16, mNeoNeb1.pri, whole genome shotgun sequence genome includes a window with the following:
- the LOC131497230 gene encoding uncharacterized protein LOC131497230, translated as MEKFETFGRARPREKTRKSGRMPNVFRNDLMALSLHRNSGLRQSDEKSAAVKQICLVYLAQTIKRHQYLSPPSGGSKVPSWLRRSGRAWGPQWPSSTQGEPVEGCPAPVLPGPVHQARNEPNLLSETCNTHMLCFSRNPPLSVYQSLISLSARQAASGRSGLYLHVCSTNRAQCWGTVVKDQSPANPEKPLHKATFYTAMINAADGRWPLPLSLSSLGWRRAERSFPAYITSSAFLALPF; from the exons AT GGAGAAGTTTGAAACGTTTGGGAGAGCGCGTCCTAGAGAAAAGACCAGGAAAAGTGGAAGAATGCCGAATGTGTTCCGTAATGACCTCATGGCACTCTCATTACACAGGAATTCAGGGCTCCGGCAGAGCGACGAAAAGAGTGCTGCAGTTAAGCAGATCTGCCTGGTTTACTTGGCACAAACCATAAAAAGACATCAGTATCTCTCTCcaccttctggaggctccaaaGTCCCCTCCTGGCTGCGGCGGTCAGGCCGAGCCTGGGGGCCCCAGTGGCCATCCAGCACCCAGGGTGAGCCTGTAGAAGGCTGTCCAGCTCCAGTCCTCCCGGGGCCTGTCCATCAAGCTCGGAATGAACCGAACCTTCTCAGTGAGACTTGCAACACCCACATGCTTTGCTTTTCCAGG AACCCACCCCTGTCTGTTTATCAGAGTCTCATCAGCCTCTCTGCCCGGCAGGCAGCCTCCGGGAGGTCAGGACTTTATCTGCACGTCTGCAGCACCAACAGGGCCCAGTGTTGGGGAACTGTCGTCAAAGATCAGTCTCCTGCCAACCCAGAGAAGCCTCTCCACAAAGCTACCTTCTACACAGCGATGATTAACGCTGCAGATGGCCGTTGGCCATTACCTCTCAgcctctcctctctgggctgGCGGAGGGCAGAACGGAGTTTTCCCGCTTACATCACATCCTCAGCCTTCCTGGCGCTGCCTTTTTaa